TTTGGAGGGCACACTTATCCTCTCATCCTCTGGTGCACATTCTTAAAATTACATGGAGCACACACAAGGAGCTCTCACTTGTTATACACATGCAGCGCACTAACAAAATGAACCAAGTCTGCCTATGTATACTAAGTTGATGTCAGTTCAGATAGCTAACTTTTCTAGCTTGGTTTTTTGGTACAACTAACTATAGAGAAATGTTAGCTCATCTTGTGGTTTACTTGTTACAATTCTCTTCAAATCTCATTGCCTGCAACTTGGTACTAAGCTTGCTCTTTGTAGTGAGTCAGTTGGCTTTTCTAAAGACCAATTTATTAATCACtaagaagtttttttatttgatggcaTGGCTAGCAATTCCAATACTTTCTTTCCACAACCAGATTAGCTTCATGCATTTATGGCTGGCTCTGCTGCTAGTTTTAGAGTCCCGTGCTGAAGTTTTTCCGGgctaaatttttcatcttctagGGAAGGAAGATCTAAGCATGTTTCATTTACATTATTTGGATAAAAGAGGAAAACTTTAATCTTTGAGAGGGGCTAAACTTTTGGATAGAAGAGCTAAACATGTTCAAAAAGTATGTTAGGGGTGAAAGGGGgtaaatttttcatcttcaaGAGGGCCTCGGTAAAATTTTCTTGGGGGGAATTGAGCAAATTTTTAGCTTCGGGCCCTGCATTTTGCATGTTCATGTAGACAAATTATACTGAAATAATATGTGGAGGAGGTGGTGGCTCTGACCTTATGATTTTACATTTTCTATTCTTTTACTTGAAGTACTCATTGAAGCAAGCTGTTAGGTGTACAAAGAAAGAATACTATGCAGTATTAGAAGTGGATCTGCATTTTTTGTTAGAGCTCGATTGAAATTCCTTGAAGAAGTAGCTCAAACATGCCAATAATACTTTCCAGCTAACAGATAATGACAATAAGCTCTCTGTTAAAGTTCAGATATTGTTTGGTCTGCCATAGATGGCCATTCACAACAGTATTTGCTGTATATACCCCTATACCCCAAAACCTTTACTCTTGTGGAATTTGGAAGCTACATGGTGGGGACACCTGACCCACACTGCAAATTATGCGAGTATATGGACAGAGATGATAAAAGATGGCCTGTTTTGTCACTCTTTGGTTGGGAGATTGAGTCCATCTAGGTCTTGTTCAttgtctttgttttatttatttgggttATTTATGTTAGACAATTTTAATTGATAGGTTGAGCCCGGTAGTTGAGTATTTTAGAGTTATGCTATTTATATGTTTCTTTTTCAGTTTGTGAGacagttttgatgaattgataaaataacaaaCTATTTCTCCTTTGAAGTTTCTCTCCATCCTAGCTTTTGTTTCCCTACTTTTAATTCTTggcattcttctttctttctctgcttttagttttctttagttttttgttcCACATCACTACCTAATGAGTTATGCTGTTAAACTACTAGGCCAGGACAGGCTGCTATTTGGTTTCAGACCCTGTGCTAGTCCCTCTCTTTGCTATTCTTTGAGAACTCTTCAGCTCTCAAAATTCTAAGAGACTGGAGCTTTGTGGTTCTCTCTCTTATGCTTCCTCCAATTTTCTTTGTTCTATTAGGGCACAGTTGTTCTAATCTTCCAACCAGCAGAGGAAGGAGGTGGTGGTGCAAAGAAAATGATTGATGAAGGAGCATTAGAGAATGTTAATGCTATATTTGGCTTGCATGTTGCCAATAAGTTACCAATAGGAGAAGTGGCCTCCAGACACGGTCCTCTACTGGCTGGGAGTGGATTCTTTGAAGCAGTAATAAGTGGAAAAGGAGGTCATGCTGCCATTCCTCAGCATTCAATAGATCCAATACTGGCAGCTTCCAATGTGATAGTTAGCTTACAACACCTTGTTTCACGTGAAGCTGATCCACTGGACTCGCAGGTgcacattttgttttcttcacatTTCATCAACTTTAGCTCTTAAtgccttttcatttgtttttaataatcttattGAGAAACagtataatttttgtttcaagttCCTCTGTTTTTGTTTCATGCTATAATTCTACAaagcattttatttttgaggATTGCTTCTGTGCTTTTCATTAGAGGGTTAATTTACCACCTTGTTGTGCTTGAACATGGCTTGGTTTTTCTTGCAATATGGAAGCTCTTTAGATGAGAAGAGTTCTGTTATCAAGATGTTTTggatatttttgtcttttacaGTTATGATTGTGATTCTGAAAAGTACCTCAGCTTTTGTTAAAATGTGGCCAgcttaaaactaattaattgtTAATCAATTAGTGTGAGAAGCCTAAATTTTATCAAGTGATCAAGCTGCGCTGATTATCACAATAATAAATGAGAATAGAATATAGAATTACATGACCTGTTCCTATGTCTACTATATGGATGCTATTTTGTGATTCGGATTTGGATGATGCATGAGAAAGATTGAGAAATGTAAGTAATTTAATCTGATTGGTGCAccagtttcttttttatatcacTGAAAAAAGAGACTTGCCTTTCCTGTTAGCAGATAGGGACGATGCTCGGCTTGTTGAAGTGATTGAACATTGTTATTCATACGTGTtccctttttatattttggcagtgtttaatttgaagttaacatGCAGGTGGTGACAGTTGCAAAATTCCAAGGAGGTGGTGCATTCAATGTTATTCCAGATTCTGTTACAATTGGTGGCACCTTCCGAGCCTTTTTAAAGGAAAGCTTTATGCAACTTAGGCAACGCATTGAGGAGGTATTGCTGTTCAATTATGAGCAAATATAACCACGTCTGAAAAAATTGTATTGAAtttcttgtttcattttttgTGGACAAAAACCTTGTCTAACCCTTTTGATCTGCGATCTTTTTTCCATAAAATGGTTTTCCTTCTTTATCTCAGTGACTAAAATTTAACTTGGTATGCTTCTCTGTTGTATTGTCGAGCTTCTATTCCTTATATTTCACCATTAACAGTCCTGTTTCTCTTTAATTACAGGTTGTCACAGGGCAAGCTGCAGTGCAACGGTGCAAAGCAGTTATTAATTTCCTTGAGAATGAAAAACCCTTTTTCCCTCCTACCATAAATGATAAAAACTTGCACGATTACTTCCGAGTTGTTGCTAGTGATGTGCTGGGCACTGACAAAGTGAAAGACATGCAGCCATTGATGGGATCTGAGGATTTTGCGTTTTACCAGGAGAAGATACCTGGatatttcttctttcttggAATGCAGAATGAGACACGCAAGCAGCTTCAATCCCCACACTCGCCTTACTTTGAAATCAATGAAGATGTGCTTCCTTATGGTGCTGCACTCCACGCATCATTGGCTGCTAGGTATCTTCTTGAATTCCAACCACAAGTTACCTTGCCTGAGGAAAATGATCATGATGAACTCTAGGGCACTTTTTAGCTGACttaataaataacataaatttctCGTTACAAGCGATGAAAATTTTCAGGACAACTCTCTGTATTGCTTCTGTTGTAAATATGATGACTTGTTATTCAAGTTAAAATATCCTGTCAAATCACTTGCTACAGGTTCATCACTATCAGAATGCTTAATAAATCTCTCTCTTGGGTCCTTTTCTTTGCTgcgtaataaattatttttttgatatttggtagtgtaatgaaaaataaattggaaaatttggttatattatgaaaaataaattagaaaataatttattaatgttttatttttttcaagtttattagaataataaggaacaaatcttataaattgaatgagaatgaaataaaaaaaagaagatataatttcataaattatctcaaataaaataaataataatcaaaataatagaaatcaaatttaaaaaatataaaaattgaaagatgaaaaaattaaaataataataattaatatttcataaattattttaaataaaataagtaataatcgaaaaaataaggattaaatttgataaaaaaaattcaattaaaaaataataagagaaaagcaaataataattataaaaatgaggataaaaattaatataaaaattaaattttaagagatcaaattgaaaaataaatattcaaaataaaatatatatatatatatatagcaatcaaaagtttgagaattaaatt
This region of Populus alba chromosome 3, ASM523922v2, whole genome shotgun sequence genomic DNA includes:
- the LOC118031035 gene encoding IAA-amino acid hydrolase ILR1-like 4, which translates into the protein MSWFNWVSLGFFLYLLSPILSLNGSSDIPSRFLNYAKKEELFDWMVGVRRKIHENPELGYEEFETSKLIRAELDKIGVKYKHPLSVTGVVGFIGSGEPPFVAVRADMDALAMQEMVEWEYKSKVPGKMHACGHDSHVAMLLGAAKILQDHREELKGTVVLIFQPAEEGGGGAKKMIDEGALENVNAIFGLHVANKLPIGEVASRHGPLLAGSGFFEAVISGKGGHAAIPQHSIDPILAASNVIVSLQHLVSREADPLDSQVVTVAKFQGGGAFNVIPDSVTIGGTFRAFLKESFMQLRQRIEEVVTGQAAVQRCKAVINFLENEKPFFPPTINDKNLHDYFRVVASDVLGTDKVKDMQPLMGSEDFAFYQEKIPGYFFFLGMQNETRKQLQSPHSPYFEINEDVLPYGAALHASLAARYLLEFQPQVTLPEENDHDEL